From a region of the Oryza sativa Japonica Group chromosome 6, ASM3414082v1 genome:
- the LOC136356998 gene encoding uncharacterized protein has protein sequence MHTVKETELLAAKLDLLMKHFDDHDKRPQGTVKGLDSHVTIPGQPDSSIENVKAITTRGGKSARDPPYPNPAGTNGMSKETPSNDLADKEIQPEKTVPQEYCDTWLLPFSQRSRKPSVDEQFARFVEVIQKIHINLPLLDTMQVPTYARYLKDILNNKRPLPTTEVVKLTEHSSNIILPKLPEKKKDPGCPTITCSIGAQRFDQALCDLGASVSVMPKDVFDKLNFTALAPTPVRLQLADSSVRYPAGIVDDVPVKIRDFFNPVDFVVLDMETGKETPLILGRPFLSTAGANIDVRTGSIRFHINGKEEKFEFQPRTEQCSMVRIKYGPNPQNIQVVELEPPKTDSLVKFM, from the exons atgcacaccgtcaaggagacggagttacttgctgccaagctggacctcctcatgaaacaCTTCGACGACCACGATAAAAggccacaaggcaccgtcaagggcttggactcacacgtcac GATTCCGGGGCAACCCGACTCCTCCATTGAAAATGTTAAGGCGATCacgacgaggggaggtaagtccgCTCGTGATCCGCcgtatcctaaccctgcaggaactaATGGGATGTCAAAAGAAACGCCATCTAATGACTTGGCTGACAAGGAGATTCAGCCAGAGAAGACCGTGCCACAGGAGTACTGCGACACATGGCTGCTGCCATTTTCTcaacggagtaggaaaccgtcagtggacgagcagttcgctcgttttgttgaagtaatccagaagatTCATATTAACTTGCCGTTGTTGGACACAatgcaagtgccaacatacgcccgttatctcaaggacatactcaacaacaagagaccactcccaacaacggaggtggtCAAGCTAACGGAACACAGCAGCAACATCATACTCCCCAAGCTcccggaaaagaagaaagatccagggtgtcctacgatcacctgctcgatcggggcacaacGATTCGACCAGGCCTTATGTGATCTTGGAGCCAGcgtcagcgtcatgccaaaagacGTTTTTGACAAACTCAACTTCACGGCGTTGGCACCAACACCGGTGCGCCTCCAACTGGCTGACTCATCAGTCCGTTATCCGGCAGGGATAGTGGATGATGTGCCAGTCAAAATACGAGATTTCTTCAACCCGGTTGATTTTGTGGTGTTGGACATGGAGACAGGAAAGGAGACGCCGCTCATCCTGGGGCGCccgttccttagcaccgcaggagccaacattgacgtgagaacggggagtatccgtttccatatcaacgggaaggaggaaaagtttgagtttcaaccgaggacggaacaatgctccatggtgAGAATCAAGTACGGGCCGAACCCACAGAATATTCAAGTGGTCGAATTGGAGCCACCCAAGACGGACAGCCTGGTGAAATTTATGTAG